One genomic region from Kamptonema formosum PCC 6407 encodes:
- a CDS encoding type II toxin-antitoxin system HicA family toxin, with product MPKKIRELKSILQKAGFICQPAKGSHSKWKHPKLAKAIIISGKDGNDAKLYLEKLVNETIEVLRQIEAEETET from the coding sequence ATGCCTAAGAAAATTAGAGAATTGAAAAGTATATTGCAAAAAGCAGGATTCATTTGTCAGCCAGCAAAAGGCAGTCATAGTAAGTGGAAGCATCCCAAATTAGCGAAGGCTATTATCATATCTGGTAAAGACGGAAATGATGCTAAACTATATTTAGAGAAGTTAGTCAACGAAACAATTGAGGTGCTTAGGCAAATCGAAGCAGAGGAAACAGAAACATGA
- a CDS encoding type II toxin-antitoxin system HicB family antitoxin: MKYTVVIQWSEEDRCFVVFLPEFEDVMQPVTHGDSYEEAIYNAREVLELLIDSCQAEGKPLPTTKKLERLFQPA, translated from the coding sequence ATGAAATATACAGTTGTGATTCAATGGTCAGAAGAAGATCGATGCTTTGTCGTGTTTTTGCCTGAATTTGAGGATGTAATGCAGCCAGTAACTCACGGAGATTCTTATGAAGAAGCTATCTATAATGCACGAGAGGTACTGGAGTTACTAATTGATAGCTGTCAAGCTGAAGGTAAACCATTGCCAACAACTAAGAAGCTAGAACGATTATTTCAGCCTGCATAA
- a CDS encoding M20/M25/M40 family metallo-hydrolase, with product MELKERLYNHLTQIVRDRNPYFASAGHFYVQQYIRQQLQQWGNVELDEFQVRGKVHHNLILSLPGGDPPFKKGGSSHKLHPILIGAHYDTVPGSPGADDNGTGLAVLLELASAIASQPLKYPVQLIAFDMEEYGFLGSNHYAAKLQAENQPLRLMIALEMLGYYDNTPNSQSYPTGLKYFYPNCGNFIALIGNLRTILDMINLSRNIRQSGSNCEWLPVPNRGLIVPDTRRSDHAPFWDRGYRAIMVTDTANMRNPHYHQKSDKIDTLNLDFLAGVCQGLEAGIRCL from the coding sequence TTGGAACTAAAAGAGCGTTTGTACAACCATCTTACTCAAATTGTGCGCGATCGCAACCCCTATTTTGCCTCGGCTGGACATTTCTATGTTCAGCAATACATCCGCCAACAGCTACAACAGTGGGGAAATGTTGAACTTGACGAGTTTCAGGTACGGGGGAAAGTTCATCACAATTTAATTTTGAGTTTACCTGGTGGAGATCCCCCCTTTAAAAAGGGAGGGAGTAGTCATAAATTACACCCAATTTTAATTGGAGCTCATTATGATACAGTACCAGGTTCGCCGGGAGCGGATGATAATGGTACGGGGCTGGCAGTGTTGTTAGAATTAGCGAGTGCGATCGCATCTCAACCGCTTAAATATCCCGTTCAATTAATTGCTTTTGACATGGAAGAATACGGTTTCTTAGGTAGTAACCATTATGCGGCTAAGCTGCAAGCAGAAAATCAGCCTTTGCGGTTAATGATTGCCTTGGAAATGTTGGGTTATTATGATAATACTCCTAATTCCCAGAGCTACCCAACTGGGTTAAAATATTTTTACCCCAATTGTGGCAATTTCATTGCTTTAATTGGCAATTTGCGAACAATTCTAGATATGATTAATTTGAGTAGAAACATTCGCCAATCTGGGAGTAATTGCGAGTGGTTGCCAGTCCCGAATCGCGGTTTAATTGTACCTGATACGCGGAGGAGCGATCATGCTCCATTTTGGGATAGAGGATACCGAGCAATAATGGTGACAGATACTGCTAATATGAGGAATCCTCACTATCATCAGAAAAGCGATAAAATTGATACTTTAAATTTAGATTTCCTGGCTGGTGTTTGTCAGGGTTTAGAAGCAGGAATTCGTTGTTTATAA
- a CDS encoding pirin family protein: MTDSIQHLIEPHIQDLGGFQARRLLPSDVLTLVGPFIFFDHLGPATFPPGKGVDVRPHPHINLATVTYLFEGVVLHRDSVGSVQEIRPGAVNWMTAGRGIVHSERTPDDERNQGTIVHGIQTWVALPDEYEETEPWFRHHPATDLPAWEEKGVSFTLIAGDAYDRSSPVQTFSPMIYLDVQLAQGTQFTLPGDYSEQAVYSVTEGLAIDGMPLEQHRLAVLTPGTSVNVSASANARCVVVGGEPVGERYKWWNFVSSRRDRIEEAKQDWKEGRFDRVPQETEFIPLPEEPQPKAEQPL; encoded by the coding sequence ATGACTGATAGCATCCAACATCTGATTGAGCCACACATTCAAGATTTGGGCGGCTTTCAAGCTCGTCGCCTCCTTCCCTCAGACGTTCTCACTCTGGTAGGCCCCTTCATCTTTTTTGACCATCTCGGCCCTGCGACGTTTCCACCAGGTAAGGGTGTGGATGTCAGACCCCATCCCCACATCAATTTAGCAACCGTCACCTACCTATTTGAAGGCGTTGTGCTGCATCGCGATAGTGTTGGTAGCGTTCAAGAAATCCGTCCCGGTGCAGTAAACTGGATGACAGCAGGACGAGGCATTGTCCACTCAGAACGCACGCCAGACGATGAACGCAATCAAGGAACTATTGTGCATGGTATTCAAACCTGGGTGGCGCTTCCTGATGAGTACGAAGAAACTGAACCCTGGTTTCGGCATCATCCAGCAACCGATCTGCCTGCTTGGGAAGAGAAAGGAGTTTCATTCACTCTGATTGCGGGCGATGCTTACGATCGCAGTTCCCCAGTACAAACATTTTCACCGATGATTTACCTGGATGTGCAACTAGCTCAGGGAACGCAATTTACCTTGCCGGGTGATTACAGCGAACAGGCGGTTTACAGTGTAACCGAGGGACTGGCGATCGACGGGATGCCTCTGGAACAACATCGCTTAGCGGTTCTAACTCCAGGCACATCGGTAAACGTTTCTGCCTCTGCTAATGCTCGTTGTGTTGTGGTTGGGGGTGAACCTGTGGGTGAGCGTTATAAGTGGTGGAATTTTGTTTCAAGTCGGCGCGATCGTATTGAGGAAGCCAAGCAGGATTGGAAGGAAGGGAGATTCGATCGAGTTCCTCAAGAGACAGAATTTATTCCATTGCCAGAAGAGCCGCAACCTAAAGCAGAACAGCCGTTGTAG
- a CDS encoding Uma2 family endonuclease, producing the protein MTVTMPLEGKVLLHNVSWDEFENILIEIGETRSSRIAYDRGTLEIVMPLPEHEGYKEIIGDLIKELADELEIDYASFGSTTWKRQDRLAGAEPDNCFYIQNEIMVRGRLDIDLNQDPPPDLVLEIDYTSKSLNRQPIYARLGVPEIWRYENGVLQVYHLQSGEYIESEFSLAFPNFPVKEIPNFVQQNIAESRRAIRRLFREWVKNFVTPSSGR; encoded by the coding sequence ATGACTGTGACAATGCCTCTAGAAGGAAAAGTTTTACTTCATAACGTTAGTTGGGACGAATTTGAGAATATACTAATTGAAATTGGGGAGACTCGCTCATCTCGAATTGCTTATGATAGAGGTACGCTGGAAATTGTTATGCCATTACCGGAACATGAAGGTTATAAAGAAATTATCGGGGATTTAATCAAAGAATTAGCAGATGAACTAGAAATTGACTATGCAAGTTTTGGATCGACAACTTGGAAACGACAAGATAGGTTGGCGGGTGCGGAACCCGATAATTGCTTCTACATCCAGAATGAAATTATGGTGCGTGGAAGACTGGATATTGACTTAAATCAAGATCCACCGCCAGACTTGGTATTAGAAATTGATTATACCAGCAAATCATTAAATAGACAGCCAATTTATGCCCGTTTAGGAGTACCTGAAATTTGGCGTTACGAGAATGGAGTTTTACAAGTTTATCACCTGCAATCTGGAGAGTATATCGAATCGGAGTTTAGTTTGGCATTTCCTAACTTTCCTGTAAAAGAAATACCTAATTTTGTGCAACAAAATATCGCAGAAAGCAGAAGGGCAATTCGCAGGTTATTTCGAGAGTGGGTTAAGAACTTTGTAACGCCGTCCTCTGGGCGGTAA
- a CDS encoding hydantoinase B/oxoprolinase family protein, with translation MANDSDKKWQFWIDRGGTFTDIVAKRPDGKLAIHKLLSENPDRYTDAPCQGIRDILGISDREPIPSAQIEVIKMGTTVATNALLERKGDRTLLIITKGFRDALRIGYQNRPNIFALQIVLPEMLYEKVVEVEERYSADGKELTPVKTEFIASLQQAYNQGIRSCAIVFMHSYRYPDHEKQVAKIAREIGFTQISVSHEVSPLMKLVSRGDTTVVDAYLSPILRRYVEQFTSQLSITQGGESYPNLMFMQSNGGLVAADKFQGKNSILSGPAGGIVGAVETSLRAGIDKIISFDMGGTSTDVAHFNGEYEREFETEIAGVRLRSPMMAIHTVAAGGGSIAFFDGSRYRVGPESAGANPGPACYRRGGPLTVTDCNVMLGKIHPEFFPKVFGPQGDLPLDVEVVRRKFEELAIAMSTAGYAYGDGRTAEQVAAGFLAIAVEKMANAIEKISLQRGYDVSEYTLCCFGGAGGQHACAIADALGMKQVFIHPYAGVLSAYGMGLADVRVMREKAVEAKLNSELLTELQSVFAELEAEGKRELNRKDAEIEVVCKLHLKYRGSDSVLLVNFADDIAAIASEFEAAHQQRYGFIIAEKALIVEAVSVEVVEKIKILEEPEVSISIETDLSSVFTVRMYAGDRWYDTPVYRREYLQSGDCIIGPAIIIEATGTNVIELGWQGELTDRNYLILKRQSANIQLAYSDCSTAKDPVRLEIFNNLFRAIAEQMGITLQNTSSSVNIKERLDFSCAIFDGNGQLVANAPHIPVHLGSMSESVEALINAKGNEIEPGDVYVSNNPYNGGTHLPDITVITPVFTTKKITNSTDKPSVKSVEKPIFYVASRGHHADIGGMTPGSMPPHSKSIEEEGILIDNFKLVSQGILREKELLEILTSDNYPVRNSAQNLADLQAQIAANERGLQELIKMVEHYGLATVQAYMGYVQDNAEESVRRVIDILKNGEFTYPMDAGGLIKVAITIDKSSRSAKIDFTGTSSQQDSNFNAPAAVCKAAVLYVFRTLVDDDIPLNAGCLKPLEIIIPEGCMLNPRYPAAVVAGNVETSQNITDALYCALGVMAASQGTMNNFTFGNERYQYYETICGGAGAGADFNGTDAVQTHMTNSRLTDPEVLEWRFPVLLESFEIRANSGGSGYHSGGNGVVRRIRFREGMTAGILSGRRVISPYGLHGGEDGILGKNYVERSDGTVEELGGTATVEMRPGDVFAIETPGGGGYDDCLKN, from the coding sequence ATGGCTAATGATTCTGACAAAAAGTGGCAATTTTGGATCGATCGCGGCGGCACATTTACTGATATCGTTGCTAAGCGCCCCGATGGTAAATTAGCGATCCATAAATTACTCTCAGAAAATCCAGATCGCTACACGGATGCACCTTGTCAGGGAATCAGAGATATATTAGGAATTTCCGATCGTGAACCCATCCCATCGGCACAAATAGAAGTCATAAAAATGGGTACGACTGTCGCTACAAATGCCTTATTAGAAAGAAAAGGCGATCGCACTTTATTGATTATTACTAAAGGTTTTCGGGATGCTTTGAGAATTGGCTATCAAAATCGTCCTAATATCTTTGCACTTCAGATTGTTTTACCAGAAATGCTGTATGAAAAAGTGGTGGAAGTAGAAGAACGCTACAGCGCCGACGGAAAAGAATTAACACCTGTCAAAACAGAATTTATTGCCTCTTTACAACAAGCGTATAATCAAGGAATCCGCAGTTGTGCCATTGTATTTATGCACAGCTATCGTTACCCCGACCATGAAAAACAAGTTGCCAAAATTGCCAGAGAAATTGGTTTTACCCAGATTTCAGTATCTCACGAAGTTAGCCCATTAATGAAACTGGTTTCGCGTGGAGATACTACCGTTGTCGATGCCTATTTATCTCCGATTTTACGGCGATATGTAGAGCAATTTACGAGTCAATTATCAATAACGCAGGGAGGCGAAAGTTATCCTAATTTAATGTTTATGCAGTCCAACGGCGGGTTAGTTGCTGCTGACAAATTCCAAGGAAAAAATAGCATTCTATCTGGCCCCGCAGGCGGAATTGTTGGCGCAGTAGAAACAAGTTTAAGGGCGGGAATTGACAAAATAATTAGTTTTGATATGGGCGGTACATCAACTGATGTCGCGCATTTTAATGGTGAATACGAACGGGAATTTGAAACAGAAATTGCTGGGGTAAGGTTGCGATCGCCCATGATGGCCATTCACACCGTCGCGGCCGGTGGCGGTTCGATCGCATTTTTTGACGGTTCCCGCTACCGGGTAGGGCCGGAGTCCGCAGGCGCGAATCCAGGGCCCGCCTGTTATCGCAGAGGCGGCCCGCTGACGGTGACTGATTGCAATGTGATGCTGGGCAAAATTCACCCCGAATTTTTCCCGAAAGTGTTTGGCCCGCAGGGGGATTTACCGCTGGATGTAGAGGTTGTCAGGCGGAAATTTGAGGAATTGGCGATCGCGATGTCTACGGCTGGCTACGCTTACGGAGATGGCCGAACAGCGGAACAGGTGGCGGCGGGTTTTTTGGCGATCGCAGTTGAAAAAATGGCGAACGCGATCGAAAAAATCTCACTTCAGCGCGGTTATGACGTAAGTGAGTATACTTTGTGCTGTTTCGGAGGTGCTGGCGGTCAACACGCTTGCGCGATCGCTGATGCTTTGGGGATGAAACAGGTATTTATCCATCCTTATGCGGGCGTTTTATCCGCTTATGGGATGGGTTTGGCGGATGTCCGAGTGATGCGGGAAAAGGCAGTTGAAGCCAAGTTAAATAGTGAATTATTAACAGAATTGCAGTCAGTATTTGCCGAGTTAGAAGCAGAGGGAAAAAGGGAACTAAACCGCAAAGACGCAGAGATAGAGGTTGTTTGCAAGCTGCATTTAAAGTATCGGGGAAGTGATTCCGTATTGCTGGTTAATTTCGCTGACGATATCGCTGCGATCGCATCGGAATTTGAAGCCGCACACCAACAGAGATACGGTTTTATTATAGCAGAAAAAGCGTTAATTGTCGAAGCGGTTTCGGTGGAAGTTGTGGAAAAGATAAAAATTTTAGAGGAACCAGAAGTTTCTATCTCGATTGAAACCGATTTATCCTCTGTTTTTACTGTACGAATGTATGCAGGCGATCGGTGGTATGATACACCAGTTTATCGGCGGGAATATTTACAGTCTGGCGATTGCATTATTGGCCCTGCGATTATTATTGAGGCAACGGGTACGAATGTTATTGAACTAGGTTGGCAGGGGGAATTGACAGATCGCAATTATTTGATTTTAAAACGGCAATCAGCGAATATTCAGCTAGCTTATAGCGATTGTAGCACAGCTAAAGATCCCGTGAGGTTGGAAATTTTTAATAATTTGTTTCGGGCAATTGCCGAACAAATGGGCATCACCTTGCAGAACACCAGTTCTTCAGTTAATATCAAAGAAAGGCTTGATTTTTCCTGCGCCATCTTCGATGGAAACGGCCAATTAGTTGCCAATGCACCTCATATTCCCGTGCATTTAGGTTCAATGAGTGAAAGCGTGGAAGCTTTAATTAATGCCAAAGGTAACGAAATCGAACCGGGCGACGTTTATGTTTCCAATAATCCCTACAACGGTGGTACGCACTTACCTGATATTACTGTAATTACACCTGTTTTTACAACCAAAAAAATTACTAATTCCACCGATAAACCATCCGTCAAATCCGTTGAAAAACCTATATTTTATGTAGCATCAAGGGGACATCATGCCGACATCGGTGGCATGACTCCAGGTTCTATGCCTCCCCATAGTAAATCTATTGAAGAAGAAGGTATATTGATCGATAACTTTAAGCTAGTTAGCCAAGGTATTTTGCGTGAAAAAGAATTACTAGAAATTTTAACATCTGACAATTACCCAGTTCGCAACTCTGCTCAAAATCTAGCAGACTTGCAGGCACAAATTGCCGCCAATGAGCGAGGATTGCAAGAACTTATTAAGATGGTAGAGCATTATGGGTTGGCAACGGTACAAGCTTATATGGGTTATGTGCAAGACAATGCTGAAGAGTCAGTGCGCCGGGTAATTGACATCTTAAAAAATGGCGAATTTACTTATCCAATGGATGCTGGTGGATTAATTAAAGTAGCAATTACTATTGATAAATCTAGTCGCAGTGCCAAGATTGACTTTACAGGCACTTCATCTCAGCAAGACAGTAACTTTAATGCTCCCGCAGCCGTTTGTAAAGCTGCCGTGTTGTATGTCTTTCGCACTTTGGTAGATGATGACATTCCCTTAAATGCTGGATGTTTGAAACCCTTAGAAATCATCATTCCTGAAGGATGTATGTTGAATCCGCGTTATCCTGCTGCTGTGGTTGCGGGAAATGTGGAGACTTCGCAGAATATTACTGATGCTTTGTATTGTGCCTTGGGAGTGATGGCCGCTTCTCAGGGAACAATGAATAATTTTACCTTTGGAAATGAGCGTTATCAATATTATGAAACTATCTGTGGTGGTGCCGGTGCGGGTGCTGATTTTAACGGTACGGATGCGGTACAAACTCACATGACAAATTCTCGTCTAACCGATCCAGAAGTATTAGAATGGCGGTTTCCGGTGTTGCTAGAAAGTTTTGAAATTCGCGCCAATAGTGGGGGAAGTGGATATCATTCTGGGGGAAATGGGGTAGTGCGGCGGATTCGTTTTCGGGAGGGGATGACGGCGGGTATTTTATCAGGAAGGCGGGTAATTTCTCCTTATGGTTTGCATGGTGGGGAAGATGGTATTCTGGGGAAAAATTACGTTGAAAGAAGTGATGGAACTGTGGAAGAATTAGGGGGTACGGCGACGGTGGAAATGCGGCCTGGGGATGTGTTTGCGATCGAGACTCCGGGGGGTGGAGGGTATGATGATTGTCTCAAAAATTAA
- a CDS encoding ribonuclease Z has protein sequence MQITFLGTSSGVPTRSRNVSSIALRLPQRAELWLFDCGEGTQHQFLRSELKVSQLSRIFITHLHGDHIFGLMGLLASCGLAGNVKRIDLYGPSGLDEYLQACVRYSQTHFSYPMKVHKNQVGVIFEDEEYIVSCGYLKHRVTAFGYRVTEKDRQGHFDVEKAKALGIPFGPLYGELKNGKIVTLPDGRTFNGADFCGPAQKGRTFVYCTDTVYCDEAVELARDADVLVHEATFSHQDAQMAFDRLHSTSTMAAQVALRAGVKQLIMTHFSPRYAPGNSIVLDDLLQESRAIFPKTKMAHDFLTYEIPRRQDADLNQALSSSSAGIKSPG, from the coding sequence TTGCAAATTACTTTTCTTGGAACTAGCTCTGGCGTACCGACGCGATCGCGCAATGTTTCTAGTATCGCTCTCCGCCTGCCCCAGCGGGCGGAACTTTGGCTATTTGACTGTGGCGAAGGAACTCAGCACCAGTTTCTCCGTTCTGAGCTCAAGGTTAGCCAACTTAGTCGAATTTTTATCACTCACCTGCACGGCGACCACATTTTCGGCTTAATGGGTTTATTGGCAAGCTGTGGTTTAGCTGGCAATGTTAAACGCATTGACCTTTATGGCCCGTCAGGATTAGACGAATATTTACAAGCTTGCGTGCGCTATTCTCAAACTCATTTTTCTTACCCGATGAAGGTTCACAAAAATCAGGTAGGAGTGATTTTTGAAGATGAAGAATATATTGTTAGTTGCGGCTATTTGAAGCACCGGGTAACAGCTTTTGGCTACCGCGTGACGGAAAAAGATCGGCAGGGACATTTTGATGTAGAGAAGGCGAAAGCATTAGGAATTCCCTTCGGCCCCTTGTATGGTGAATTGAAAAATGGCAAGATCGTTACTTTGCCAGATGGGAGAACTTTTAACGGCGCTGATTTCTGCGGCCCGGCGCAAAAAGGTCGGACGTTTGTGTATTGTACTGATACGGTTTATTGCGATGAAGCCGTAGAATTAGCAAGAGATGCTGATGTTTTAGTTCACGAAGCTACTTTTTCCCATCAAGATGCACAAATGGCTTTTGATAGGTTGCATTCAACTTCGACGATGGCAGCTCAAGTTGCTTTACGAGCAGGGGTAAAGCAGTTAATTATGACTCATTTTAGTCCGCGTTATGCTCCGGGAAATTCGATCGTTTTAGATGATTTGTTGCAAGAATCACGGGCGATTTTCCCCAAGACAAAGATGGCTCATGATTTTTTGACTTATGAGATCCCGCGCCGTCAAGATGCTGACTTAAATCAAGCACTATCGTCATCATCCGCCGGGATAAAGTCCCCTGGCTGA
- a CDS encoding SpoIID/LytB domain-containing protein, which produces MKSGLFLTPFVLAVGKRHWWVSLLLWLVMVAPAQASLILRVAVSEAASQVKIGSSTKALVRDASGKTLGELPAMNGFAAQPQSGKVALSRWAAGQMWIEPTGNGYVWIGDRWYRGKTLLIPQKGGLTAVNYVELEQYLYSVLGAEMSGNWPQEALKAQAVAARSYALNKRSESQTDIYDLENTQISQVYKGLETESSGTYAAVDATAGQVLTYGGQIILAVFHSSSGGHTENVEDVWTQPLPYLRGVPDFDQGAPVYEWTKTFSRSELSTKISGVGNIVSIMPQRTTAFGSVITMKVVGDKGSKVVSGATLREALGLRSTRFTVTPQYGTVAATTNPEQPPTAFQVKGKGFGHAVGMSQWGAHNMAQKGYNYQQILLHYYQGATLARIQVQ; this is translated from the coding sequence ATGAAATCTGGACTCTTCTTGACTCCCTTCGTTTTAGCAGTAGGAAAACGCCACTGGTGGGTATCGCTGCTGTTGTGGCTGGTAATGGTAGCCCCAGCACAAGCATCGCTAATCTTGCGAGTCGCCGTTTCCGAAGCGGCGAGTCAAGTGAAAATTGGCAGTTCCACCAAAGCTCTAGTCCGTGACGCTAGCGGTAAAACCTTGGGAGAATTACCAGCTATGAACGGGTTTGCGGCTCAACCTCAGTCTGGTAAAGTCGCGCTGTCTCGATGGGCGGCGGGTCAAATGTGGATCGAACCGACCGGGAACGGCTATGTTTGGATAGGCGATCGCTGGTATCGCGGTAAAACTCTCCTCATCCCTCAAAAGGGAGGCTTGACTGCCGTTAACTACGTCGAGCTCGAACAGTATCTCTACAGCGTCCTGGGTGCGGAAATGAGCGGCAATTGGCCGCAAGAAGCCTTGAAAGCCCAAGCCGTTGCCGCACGTTCCTACGCCCTCAATAAGCGCTCAGAAAGCCAAACTGACATTTACGACTTAGAAAACACCCAAATATCGCAAGTTTACAAAGGTTTAGAAACTGAATCTTCCGGTACTTATGCCGCAGTTGATGCCACTGCTGGTCAAGTTTTGACCTACGGCGGCCAAATTATTTTAGCTGTATTCCACTCCTCCTCTGGCGGCCACACCGAGAACGTCGAAGACGTTTGGACGCAACCATTGCCTTACCTGCGGGGAGTTCCCGACTTTGACCAAGGAGCACCCGTTTACGAGTGGACGAAAACCTTTTCTCGTTCGGAATTGAGTACCAAGATTTCTGGAGTTGGTAATATTGTCTCCATCATGCCCCAGCGAACTACTGCTTTTGGCAGCGTGATTACGATGAAAGTAGTGGGGGATAAGGGGTCAAAAGTAGTCAGCGGCGCAACTTTGCGGGAAGCATTGGGATTAAGAAGTACCCGTTTTACAGTCACTCCCCAGTATGGCACTGTAGCAGCCACGACCAATCCCGAACAGCCGCCAACTGCTTTTCAAGTCAAGGGCAAAGGTTTCGGCCACGCAGTGGGAATGAGTCAATGGGGGGCTCACAATATGGCTCAAAAGGGATATAATTACCAGCAAATTTTGCTGCACTATTACCAAGGTGCTACTCTAGCTAGAATT